The Brachyspira hyodysenteriae ATCC 27164 genome includes a window with the following:
- a CDS encoding CAP domain-containing protein, protein MKKIIFITFSILFLALPLFSQDPEQSAKLLDLINEERQKAGLEAYETNEDLQKAAAIRAEEISKVFESKRPDGSEMHTVFSENGIMVAYYGESIRTGYETASGIFKAMIKDPNDSSSILDMDYTHIGIGIYKNAKNTYWAIIYCSLAE, encoded by the coding sequence ATGAAAAAAATTATTTTTATTACATTTAGTATTTTATTTTTAGCATTGCCTTTATTTTCTCAAGATCCGGAGCAGTCAGCAAAACTTCTTGATTTAATAAATGAAGAAAGGCAAAAAGCAGGACTTGAGGCATATGAAACAAATGAAGATTTGCAAAAAGCAGCAGCTATTAGGGCAGAGGAGATATCAAAGGTTTTTGAATCTAAAAGACCGGACGGAAGTGAAATGCATACTGTATTTTCAGAAAATGGTATAATGGTAGCATATTATGGTGAATCTATAAGAACAGGATATGAAACAGCAAGCGGTATTTTTAAAGCTATGATTAAAGATCCAAATGATTCATCTTCTATATTAGATATGGATTACACACATATAGGTATTGGAATATATAAGAATGCTAAGAATACATATTGGGCTATTATTTATTGTTCTTTAGCAGAGTGA
- a CDS encoding DNA-directed RNA polymerase subunit omega, with protein sequence MGIIPLEKLIEYKGNRYELSKAMIELAKNGGTLLKGETKYRGGKYIPTVMKNILDGKIKYEYEEGVDMTVDEEAPFKHSEVAYDENEYASEDDTLEEESDSEYIAADSDDDYDDDYSEDEEKSKKKKKSSKKKDE encoded by the coding sequence ATGGGTATAATACCGTTAGAAAAACTTATAGAATATAAGGGTAATCGCTATGAACTTAGCAAAGCTATGATTGAATTGGCTAAAAACGGCGGTACTCTTCTTAAAGGTGAAACTAAATACAGAGGCGGAAAATATATACCTACTGTTATGAAAAACATACTTGACGGTAAAATTAAGTATGAATATGAAGAAGGTGTTGATATGACAGTAGATGAAGAAGCACCTTTTAAGCATTCTGAAGTTGCTTATGATGAAAATGAATATGCTTCAGAAGATGATACTTTAGAAGAAGAAAGCGATTCTGAATATATAGCTGCTGATTCAGATGATGATTATGATGACGATTATTCTGAAGATGAAGAAAAATCTAAAAAAAAGAAAAAATCTTCAAAGAAAAAAGA
- a CDS encoding GNAT family N-acetyltransferase: protein MSIHHSKEDSKESIIKKKKNKFRIRYLTLEDLDDFNNLLRYAFQVSNNELINLGYEIDEIKQAKSAVLSKAKVLGWFDGEKLASQIAVYPMRMNIHGVIYKMAGITGVATYPEYSNLGLMNDLMIKSIENMKKEGQTISVLYPYSIPFYRRKGWEIISDKMSFEIKDTQLPKTITNKGRVERVASDSEDLIELYNEFSHTRHGALIRGDLEWEEYWRWDVDDTIVAIYYNEKEEAKGFLVYVIENDIFHIKELVYLNFEARLGLWNYISAHFSMVDKVHGYNYTNEPIAFLLEDSEIKETIRPYIMARITDVKGFINDYPFLRKPKNKKINLIIKDNMAKWNNGSFLIYWDENKNTVCKRLNKEYKRNGKDRYIIRMNIQTLTTMLMSYKSPSYLYRIGRIESSIKGINLLESIIPKEQVYFSDYF, encoded by the coding sequence ATGAGTATTCATCATAGTAAAGAAGATTCTAAAGAAAGTATAATCAAAAAAAAGAAAAATAAATTTAGAATAAGATATTTAACATTAGAAGATTTAGATGATTTTAATAATCTATTAAGATATGCATTTCAAGTGAGCAATAATGAACTTATAAATCTTGGTTATGAGATTGATGAAATAAAACAGGCTAAATCTGCTGTATTAAGCAAGGCTAAAGTTTTGGGTTGGTTTGACGGTGAAAAGCTTGCTTCTCAAATTGCTGTTTATCCTATGAGAATGAATATACATGGCGTTATATATAAAATGGCTGGTATTACAGGTGTTGCCACTTATCCTGAATATTCTAATCTCGGACTTATGAATGATTTGATGATAAAGAGTATTGAGAACATGAAAAAAGAAGGTCAGACTATATCTGTATTATATCCTTATTCAATACCATTCTATAGGAGAAAAGGTTGGGAGATCATTTCTGATAAAATGAGTTTTGAAATAAAAGATACTCAGCTTCCAAAAACTATAACTAATAAGGGGAGGGTAGAGAGAGTTGCTTCTGACAGTGAGGATTTAATAGAGCTTTATAATGAATTTTCTCATACAAGGCATGGTGCTTTGATTAGGGGTGATTTAGAATGGGAAGAGTATTGGAGATGGGATGTAGATGATACAATAGTTGCAATATATTATAATGAAAAAGAAGAGGCTAAAGGTTTTTTAGTTTATGTAATAGAAAATGATATATTTCATATAAAAGAACTTGTTTATCTTAATTTTGAGGCTAGGCTTGGACTTTGGAATTATATATCTGCACATTTCTCTATGGTGGATAAAGTTCATGGATATAATTATACTAATGAGCCTATTGCATTTTTGCTTGAGGACAGTGAAATAAAAGAAACTATAAGACCTTATATAATGGCAAGAATTACTGATGTCAAAGGGTTTATTAATGATTATCCGTTTTTGAGAAAGCCTAAAAATAAAAAAATCAATTTAATAATAAAAGATAATATGGCTAAATGGAATAATGGTAGCTTTTTAATTTATTGGGACGAGAATAAAAATACCGTTTGTAAAAGACTTAATAAAGAATATAAAAGAAACGGAAAAGACAGATACATTATAAGAATGAATATTCAAACTCTTACAACGATGCTTATGAGTTATAAATCTCCTTCTTATCTGTATAGAATAGGAAGAATAGAATCAAGCATAAAAGGAATAAATTTATTAGAATCTATTATACCTAAAGAGCAGGTTTATTTTTCTGATTATTTCTAA
- the rfaE2 gene encoding D-glycero-beta-D-manno-heptose 1-phosphate adenylyltransferase has product MINKKLIERNNLDTVLNKYREENKKIVFTNGCFDILHRGHVEYLQKARELGDLLILGLNSDDSVKRLKGNDRPINNETDRAIVLAALECINYISIFDEDTPLELIKIVKPDILVKGGDYKIEDVVGREYSKETVLIDFVDGYSTTNIIKKINS; this is encoded by the coding sequence ATGATAAATAAAAAACTCATAGAAAGAAATAATTTAGATACTGTATTAAACAAATATAGAGAAGAAAATAAAAAAATAGTATTTACAAACGGCTGTTTTGATATACTTCATAGAGGACATGTGGAGTATTTACAAAAGGCTAGAGAGCTTGGTGATTTGCTTATTCTAGGGCTTAATAGTGATGATTCTGTAAAGCGTTTAAAAGGAAATGACAGACCTATCAATAATGAAACTGACAGAGCCATTGTACTTGCTGCTTTAGAATGTATTAATTATATATCTATATTTGATGAAGATACACCGCTTGAATTAATAAAAATAGTAAAGCCGGATATTTTGGTAAAGGGCGGAGATTATAAAATAGAAGATGTTGTAGGCAGAGAATATTCAAAAGAAACAGTACTTATTGACTTTGTTGATGGATATTCTACTACTAATATTATAAAAAAAATTAATAGTTAA
- a CDS encoding class I SAM-dependent RNA methyltransferase: protein MEVKIIDTAYGGYGIAKDENGKVIFIPHSVEGDILDITITKESKKFSYASINKIIESSQFRINPKCKYAGICGGCLFNHIEYNKQLDTKKNVVLNAIRNIDFNNDIKMIYGENINYRLRVNMIADNGRIGFYRFKSNDFVNIDECVILKESLFDKIKNFASENNITGNIYSIENNNNEALAFIELNKKINIKCFEKYFKGITVKHNKNIKSYGSDTILYKTKYGNIPIGHKTFFQSNLYLLDDFQYNVIKYLSDNDSSIVELYAGSGFFTSALENKIKSFNNHYKFIASEINKDSVLIANKYDLKIKNEDALITLKNIDYDIDALILDPPREGMNKNVVEEIIRIKPKKIIYVSCDPMTFARDINLLKEYYNLSDLNIIDMFADTYHIELISFLEYKD from the coding sequence ATGGAAGTTAAAATTATAGATACTGCTTATGGCGGATATGGAATTGCAAAAGATGAAAATGGAAAGGTTATATTTATACCTCATAGTGTTGAAGGCGATATATTAGATATCACTATAACTAAAGAAAGTAAAAAATTTTCTTATGCATCTATAAATAAAATAATAGAATCTTCTCAGTTTAGAATAAACCCAAAATGTAAATATGCCGGTATTTGCGGAGGATGTTTATTTAATCATATAGAATATAATAAACAATTAGATACAAAAAAGAATGTTGTTTTAAATGCTATTAGAAATATTGACTTTAATAATGATATAAAAATGATTTACGGTGAAAATATTAATTATAGGCTTAGAGTTAATATGATAGCTGATAATGGCAGAATTGGTTTTTATAGATTTAAAAGCAATGATTTTGTAAATATTGATGAATGTGTTATTTTAAAAGAAAGTTTATTTGATAAGATAAAGAATTTTGCATCTGAAAATAATATCACAGGAAATATTTATTCTATAGAAAATAATAATAATGAAGCTCTTGCATTTATTGAACTTAATAAAAAAATAAATATAAAATGTTTTGAAAAATATTTTAAAGGAATAACAGTAAAGCATAATAAAAATATTAAAAGTTACGGAAGTGATACTATACTATATAAAACTAAGTATGGTAATATTCCAATAGGGCATAAAACATTTTTCCAAAGTAATTTATATCTTCTTGATGATTTTCAGTATAATGTTATTAAATATTTAAGTGATAATGACAGTAGTATAGTTGAGCTTTATGCTGGAAGCGGATTTTTTACATCTGCTTTAGAAAATAAAATAAAAAGTTTTAATAATCATTATAAATTTATAGCTTCAGAGATAAATAAAGATTCTGTATTAATAGCAAATAAATATGATTTAAAAATAAAAAATGAAGATGCTTTAATAACATTAAAAAATATTGATTATGATATTGATGCTTTGATATTAGATCCTCCTAGAGAAGGAATGAATAAAAATGTGGTAGAAGAAATAATAAGGATTAAGCCTAAAAAAATTATATATGTTTCATGCGACCCTATGACTTTTGCCCGCGATATTAATCTATTAAAAGAGTATTATAATTTATCAGATTTAAATATTATAGATATGTTTGCTGATACTTATCATATAGAGCTTATTTCTTTTTTAGAATATAAAGATTGA
- the rfaD gene encoding ADP-glyceromanno-heptose 6-epimerase yields MIIVTGGAGFIGSNIVKGLNNLGIDDILVVDNLKNASKHKNLNRIKFRDYIDKEDFNLDYLTSFVNNNKVEAIFHQGACSDTMETDGKYMMKNNYEYTKNILHICLDKKIRLFYASSASVYGNGENGFEEDEKNEYPLNVYAFSKYHFDRYLNKLFKENKVNSQVVGLRYFNVYGPQENHKGRMASVAFHLFNQIKAGERMKIFEGSENFLRDFIHIDDVVSVNNFFFENPNKSGIFNCGTGNAESFVEIAKALKEVYKSASIEYIAFPDALRGKYQKYTQADLKKLRAAGYDKPFMNVNTGVKKYAEVLEKSGGYII; encoded by the coding sequence ATGATTATAGTAACAGGAGGAGCCGGATTTATAGGCTCTAATATAGTAAAGGGATTAAATAATTTAGGGATTGACGATATACTTGTAGTTGATAATTTGAAAAACGCTTCTAAACATAAGAATCTAAATAGAATTAAATTCAGAGATTATATAGACAAAGAAGATTTTAATTTGGATTATTTAACTTCATTTGTAAATAATAATAAAGTTGAAGCAATATTTCATCAGGGTGCTTGTTCTGATACTATGGAAACAGACGGCAAATATATGATGAAAAATAATTATGAATATACAAAGAATATTCTACATATTTGTTTGGATAAAAAAATAAGACTTTTCTATGCTTCAAGTGCCTCTGTATACGGAAATGGTGAGAATGGTTTTGAAGAAGATGAAAAGAATGAATATCCTTTGAATGTTTATGCTTTTTCAAAGTATCATTTTGACAGATATTTAAATAAATTATTCAAAGAAAATAAAGTAAATAGTCAGGTAGTTGGACTTAGATATTTTAATGTTTACGGACCTCAGGAGAATCATAAAGGAAGAATGGCTTCTGTTGCTTTTCATTTATTTAATCAGATAAAAGCAGGCGAGAGAATGAAAATATTTGAAGGAAGTGAGAATTTCTTAAGAGATTTTATACATATAGATGATGTTGTATCTGTTAATAATTTCTTTTTTGAGAATCCTAATAAATCTGGAATATTTAATTGCGGTACAGGAAATGCTGAGAGTTTTGTAGAAATTGCTAAGGCATTAAAAGAAGTTTATAAATCAGCTTCAATAGAATATATAGCGTTTCCAGATGCTTTGAGAGGCAAATATCAGAAATATACTCAGGCCGATTTGAAAAAACTTAGAGCAGCTGGTTATGATAAGCCTTTTATGAATGTTAATACTGGTGTAAAAAAATATGCTGAAGTTTTAGAAAAAAGCGGAGGATATATAATATAA
- a CDS encoding RecB family exonuclease: protein MEAKKLQRFSEYSMSTYLLCPRKYRYTYIEKPFKKQKRSVNVYFIFGNAIHLACKEFYEQRAEERTLDNLYNIFRNVWKRSGIRAFFNSREEEKELGERGLYMLSNFFNSFGQKVPYKIESYMENRVRDYILFGRIDRIDLSADGTLQIVDYKTTKYYDVGEDNEERDRKTIQLKLYACILDGLKCKVTSGSYYHFEDDKLDTIEFTPESINYLREWFDEIVDDIRYDRAFDKKVGRHCEFCDFFKLCQGKEDNVENLVLPSDELFMANIENSHNN from the coding sequence ATGGAAGCTAAAAAATTACAGAGATTTAGTGAATACAGTATGTCAACATATTTGCTTTGTCCTAGAAAGTATAGGTATACTTATATAGAAAAGCCTTTTAAAAAGCAAAAGAGAAGTGTTAATGTTTACTTTATATTCGGTAATGCTATACATTTGGCATGTAAAGAATTTTATGAACAGCGTGCAGAAGAAAGAACTTTAGATAATCTATATAATATATTCAGAAATGTATGGAAAAGAAGCGGTATAAGGGCTTTTTTTAATAGCAGAGAAGAAGAAAAGGAACTTGGAGAGCGAGGACTTTATATGCTTTCTAATTTCTTTAATTCATTTGGACAGAAAGTACCTTATAAAATAGAAAGCTATATGGAAAATAGAGTAAGAGATTATATTTTATTTGGAAGGATAGATAGAATAGATTTATCTGCTGATGGAACATTACAGATTGTAGACTATAAAACTACAAAGTATTATGATGTAGGCGAGGATAATGAGGAGAGAGATAGAAAAACCATACAGCTGAAATTATATGCTTGTATATTGGATGGGCTTAAATGTAAGGTTACTAGCGGTTCTTATTATCATTTTGAAGATGATAAATTAGATACTATAGAATTTACTCCTGAATCTATTAATTATTTAAGAGAATGGTTTGACGAAATAGTTGATGATATAAGGTATGACAGAGCTTTTGATAAAAAGGTTGGAAGGCATTGTGAGTTTTGTGATTTCTTCAAATTATGTCAGGGTAAAGAAGATAATGTTGAAAATTTGGTTCTTCCTTCAGATGAATTATTTATGGCTAATATAGAAAATTCTCATAATAATTAA
- a CDS encoding ankyrin repeat domain-containing protein, which yields MKKVFVAVSLFLFSFMLYSQDITNSETSQNNILTNSNNEFFDYIEKGDINKIRELLKQGTDVNGTNSEGWSALHVAVKANNTAVLKELLSQKWIDMNPVLPVDTILMDGDNKWYADGQTPLLLASYYGYADIVNMLLSYGADVLAKDSIDDAMAVHIASARGNANVVSVILDSSAARSAGIDIVNVGDNTGTTPLMWASMNNQVTVISALIKFKADVNFQDDDGWTALHFAAASDSYRAVEILLKNKADANIADIEGKKPVDITTDTDIKELLNKYTSAETENNNTAEK from the coding sequence ATGAAAAAAGTATTTGTTGCGGTTAGTTTGTTTTTATTTAGCTTTATGTTATATTCACAAGACATCACAAATTCAGAAACTTCTCAAAATAATATACTTACAAACTCCAACAATGAATTTTTTGATTATATAGAAAAAGGTGATATTAATAAAATTAGAGAATTATTAAAACAAGGTACAGATGTTAATGGTACAAATTCTGAAGGATGGTCTGCATTACATGTGGCAGTTAAAGCTAATAATACAGCAGTATTAAAAGAATTATTATCTCAAAAGTGGATTGATATGAACCCTGTACTTCCTGTTGATACTATATTAATGGATGGAGATAATAAATGGTATGCTGATGGTCAGACACCTCTTTTGCTTGCTTCATATTATGGATATGCTGATATAGTTAATATGCTTTTAAGTTATGGTGCTGATGTTCTTGCTAAAGACAGTATAGATGATGCTATGGCTGTACATATTGCTTCAGCAAGAGGAAACGCTAATGTTGTTTCTGTGATATTAGATTCTTCTGCTGCAAGAAGTGCGGGTATAGATATAGTTAATGTTGGTGATAATACAGGAACTACTCCATTAATGTGGGCTTCTATGAATAATCAGGTAACAGTTATATCAGCATTGATTAAATTTAAAGCAGATGTTAATTTCCAAGATGATGATGGTTGGACAGCTTTGCATTTTGCGGCAGCTTCTGATAGTTACAGAGCGGTAGAAATACTTTTGAAAAATAAAGCAGATGCTAATATAGCAGATATAGAAGGAAAAAAGCCTGTAGATATTACTACTGATACTGATATAAAAGAATTACTTAATAAATATACTTCTGCTGAAACTGAAAATAACAATACAGCAGAAAAATAA
- a CDS encoding response regulator, whose product MINGKPLILAVDDEEPIRDLIKYTFEPHDFEIVTAENGKSAITILEHNPVDVIITDLLMPSMTGLALIREMKKRKSSIPIIIITAYGNTEMVKEIIAEGVFRLIEKPLDFDILIPIVHEAIEYKKDQENK is encoded by the coding sequence ATGATTAATGGTAAACCTTTAATACTTGCTGTAGATGATGAAGAACCTATTAGGGATCTTATAAAATACACTTTTGAACCTCATGATTTTGAAATTGTTACAGCAGAAAATGGTAAATCAGCAATAACTATATTAGAACATAATCCTGTTGATGTTATCATCACAGATTTGCTTATGCCTTCTATGACTGGACTTGCTCTTATAAGAGAAATGAAAAAGAGAAAAAGTTCTATACCTATTATAATAATTACAGCTTATGGTAATACTGAAATGGTAAAAGAGATTATAGCAGAGGGAGTATTCAGACTTATAGAAAAACCATTAGATTTTGATATATTGATTCCTATAGTACATGAAGCTATAGAATACAAGAAAGATCAGGAAAATAAATAA
- a CDS encoding Rpn family recombination-promoting nuclease/putative transposase, which yields MKEINRLNDLFVRYLIGTEGDEDILENIVNAVLNDVGFESVSNLEIINPYNLAENENLKESILDVKAKTKDGKKILIEIQLIGNNNFIKRILYYIAKNISSELKENENYINISQMISISFLNFNLKIGSESDIKREHKCLQLSDINNPSLKLDDFQIHFIEIKRFAEILKNASIDDYNKNKLLSWIDFFTAKDLEKSINKLIGGNDIMSKVMDKYKRFVADEKEMSAYNERDTFLYGQAAMLQYEREEGKKEGIEIGIQQGIKEGIEQGIEQGIEQGEKNKAISIAKSLKKSGLDNKFISENTGLTIEEIEKL from the coding sequence ATGAAAGAGATTAATAGACTTAATGATTTATTTGTACGATATCTAATCGGTACTGAAGGCGATGAAGATATATTAGAAAATATTGTTAATGCTGTTTTAAATGATGTGGGTTTTGAATCTGTAAGTAATCTTGAAATTATTAATCCTTACAATTTAGCAGAAAATGAAAATTTAAAAGAGTCTATACTTGATGTTAAAGCAAAAACTAAAGATGGTAAAAAGATACTTATTGAAATACAGTTGATAGGAAATAATAATTTTATAAAAAGAATCTTATATTATATAGCTAAAAATATATCTTCTGAATTAAAAGAGAATGAAAATTATATTAATATAAGTCAAATGATTAGTATTAGTTTCTTGAATTTTAATTTAAAAATAGGAAGTGAAAGTGATATAAAAAGAGAGCATAAATGTCTTCAATTATCAGATATTAATAATCCTAGTCTTAAATTAGATGATTTTCAAATACATTTTATAGAGATTAAGAGATTTGCAGAAATATTAAAAAATGCTAGTATAGATGATTATAATAAGAATAAACTTTTATCTTGGATTGATTTTTTCACTGCTAAAGATTTAGAAAAAAGCATTAATAAGTTAATAGGAGGTAATGATATAATGTCAAAAGTTATGGATAAATATAAAAGATTTGTAGCCGATGAAAAAGAGATGTCTGCCTATAATGAAAGAGACACTTTTCTTTATGGACAGGCTGCTATGCTTCAATATGAGAGAGAAGAAGGAAAAAAAGAAGGTATAGAAATAGGTATTCAGCAAGGTATAAAAGAAGGTATTGAACAGGGTATTGAACAGGGTATTGAACAAGGAGAAAAAAATAAAGCCATATCTATAGCTAAAAGTCTTAAAAAATCAGGTTTAGATAATAAATTTATAAGTGAAAATACAGGATTAACTATAGAGGAAATAGAGAAACTTTAA
- the gltX gene encoding glutamate--tRNA ligase, protein MSEIRVRFAPSPTGFLHIGNARTALFNWLYAKAIKGKLILRIEDTDQERSTKEAVDMAIKSLKWLGIDWDEGPEVGGDYGPYFQSERLDIYKKYTEKLMEEGKAYYCFCTSEELEKKSNMQRTLNQPIIYDGKCKDIPLEEARRRVANGEPAKIRFRVPKNQIVTFDDFVRGIVKTNSDEIGDIIIVRENGFPTYNYAVVIDDMLMKITHVIRGEDHISNTPKQILIYQALGAEVPRFAHTSSILGNDRKKLSKRHGAATLMEYKDEGFLPQAMRNFLALLGWTHPEAMETMVDDDMIKAFKLDRFSKSPAIFDTAKLRHLNAWHIKNTNLDEITELFIPYLVNGGFLKENYTEEEHAWAKKLVSVIRHNCVVLSDIVKYVPVFFENDFELTDEMKEMVNKEESKKLLQFIKNDIENTDEITDEYMKALIKKAQKETGLKGPNLYHPIRYVLTGSAAGSELSHICELLGKKNVLYRLSKYI, encoded by the coding sequence ATGTCGGAAATCAGAGTTCGTTTCGCTCCATCTCCAACAGGTTTTTTACATATAGGAAACGCAAGAACTGCATTATTTAACTGGTTATATGCTAAAGCTATAAAAGGAAAATTAATTCTAAGAATAGAAGATACAGATCAGGAAAGAAGCACTAAAGAAGCTGTTGATATGGCTATAAAATCATTAAAATGGCTTGGTATAGATTGGGATGAAGGTCCTGAAGTTGGCGGAGATTATGGTCCGTATTTTCAGTCTGAAAGATTAGATATATATAAAAAATACACTGAAAAACTTATGGAAGAAGGAAAAGCATACTATTGTTTTTGTACTTCTGAAGAATTAGAAAAAAAATCTAATATGCAGAGAACTCTCAATCAGCCTATTATTTATGACGGCAAATGTAAGGATATACCTTTAGAAGAGGCTAGAAGAAGAGTAGCAAACGGAGAACCTGCTAAAATAAGATTCAGAGTACCAAAAAATCAAATAGTAACTTTTGATGACTTTGTTAGAGGAATAGTAAAAACTAATAGTGATGAAATAGGAGATATCATTATTGTAAGAGAAAATGGATTCCCTACATACAACTATGCAGTTGTTATAGATGATATGCTTATGAAAATTACGCATGTTATTAGAGGTGAAGATCATATATCAAATACTCCTAAGCAGATACTTATTTATCAGGCATTAGGTGCTGAAGTACCTAGATTTGCACATACTTCTTCAATACTTGGTAATGACAGAAAAAAATTATCAAAAAGACATGGCGCTGCTACTTTAATGGAATATAAAGATGAAGGCTTCCTACCTCAGGCTATGAGAAACTTCTTAGCTTTACTTGGATGGACTCACCCAGAAGCTATGGAAACTATGGTTGATGATGATATGATCAAAGCTTTCAAATTAGACAGATTCTCTAAAAGCCCTGCTATTTTTGATACAGCAAAATTGAGACATTTGAATGCTTGGCATATAAAAAATACAAATTTAGATGAAATTACAGAGTTATTTATACCATATTTGGTTAATGGCGGTTTCCTAAAAGAAAATTACACAGAAGAAGAACATGCTTGGGCTAAAAAACTTGTTTCTGTTATAAGACATAACTGTGTTGTTTTATCTGACATCGTAAAATATGTTCCTGTATTCTTTGAAAATGATTTTGAGCTTACTGATGAAATGAAAGAAATGGTAAACAAAGAAGAAAGTAAAAAACTTCTTCAATTCATCAAAAATGATATAGAAAATACTGATGAAATTACAGATGAATACATGAAAGCTTTAATCAAAAAAGCACAGAAAGAAACAGGATTAAAAGGTCCTAATCTATATCACCCAATAAGATATGTATTGACAGGAAGTGCTGCCGGAAGTGAATTATCACATATATGCGAACTTCTAGGCAAAAAAAATGTTCTTTACAGATTATCTAAGTATATTTAA
- the gmk gene encoding guanylate kinase: MSNIVVITAPSAAGKTTLIKKYMANHSNAVFSVSHTTRTKRANEIDGKDYYFVDKEKFEEMISEGDFIEWALVHDNYYGTSFKELEKADDENNILILDIDIQGALYIKNKGIEANYIFITPPSMEILKKRLEDRGTETEESIKLRIWDAKRELEYKDKFDIIIENDDVEEAYKKLEEAINSKL; the protein is encoded by the coding sequence ATGAGCAATATCGTTGTTATTACAGCCCCTTCGGCAGCCGGCAAAACTACTTTGATAAAAAAGTATATGGCTAATCATTCTAACGCAGTTTTTAGTGTTTCGCATACCACTAGAACTAAAAGAGCAAATGAAATAGACGGTAAGGACTATTATTTTGTAGATAAAGAAAAATTTGAGGAAATGATATCAGAAGGCGATTTTATAGAATGGGCATTAGTTCATGATAATTATTATGGAACTTCTTTCAAAGAATTAGAAAAAGCTGATGATGAAAATAATATTTTGATACTTGATATAGACATTCAAGGCGCCTTATATATAAAAAACAAGGGAATAGAGGCTAATTATATATTTATAACTCCTCCTTCTATGGAAATTCTAAAAAAAAGACTTGAAGATAGAGGAACTGAAACAGAAGAAAGTATAAAACTTAGAATTTGGGATGCCAAAAGAGAATTAGAATATAAAGATAAATTCGATATCATTATAGAAAATGATGATGTTGAAGAAGCTTATAAAAAATTAGAAGAAGCAATCAATTCAAAATTATAA